The nucleotide sequence ttccgataattctgctgaccatatttgtgatattcacgcgccaaatgacatcttggagcatgttggagataaaaaacaaaatgtgcccaaaacgtgatattatgacgttatacgacgttctgagccatgtttgaactttctatcacttttggttccggtaattctgtcgaccatatttgtgatattcaggcgtcaaatgacatcttggagcatgttggagataaaaaacaaaatgtgcccaaaacgtgatattatgacgttatacgccgttttgagccatgtttgaactttctatcacttttggttccgataattctgctgaccatatttgtgatattcagacgccaaatgacatcttggagcaagttggaaataaaaaacaaaatgtgcccaaaacgtgatattatgacgttatacgccgttctgagacatgtttgaactttctatcacttttcgttccggtaattctgtcgaccatatatttgatattcagatgccaaatgtcacattggagcatgttggagataaaaaacaaaatgtgcccaaaacgtgatattatgacgttatacgccgttctgagccatgtttgaactttctatcacttttggttccgataattctgctgaccatatttgtgatattcagacgccaaatgacatcttggagcaagttggagataaaaaacaaaatgtgcccaaaacgtgatgttatgacgttatacgacgttctgagccatgtttgaactttctatcactttcggttccgataattctgttgaccatatttgtgatattcaggcgccaaatgacatcttggagcatgttggagataaaaaacaaaatgtgcccaaaacgtgatattatgacgttatacgcccttttgagccatgtttgaactttctatcacttttggttccggtaattctgtcgaccatatttgtgatattcaggcgtcaaatgacatcttggagcatgttggagataaaaaacaaaatgtgcccaaaacgtgatattatgacgttatacgacgttctgagccatgtttgaactttctatcacttttggttccgataattctgctgaccatatttgtgatattcaggcgccaaatgacatcttggagcatgttggagataaaaaacaaaatgtgcccaaaacgtgatattatgacgttatacgccgttttgagccaggtttgaactctctatcacttttggttccggtaattctgtcgaccatatttgtgatattcaggcgtcaaatgacatcttggagcatgttggagataaaaaacaaaatgtgcccaaaacgtgatattatgacgttatacgccgttttgagccatgtttgaactctctatcacttttggttccgatagttctgctgaccatatttgtgatattcagacgccaaatgacatcttggagcaagttggagataaaaaacaaaatgtgcccaaaacgtgatattatgacgttatacgacgttctgagccatgtttgaactttctatcacttttggttccgataattctgctgaccatatttgtgatattcagacgccaaatgacatcttggagcatgttggagataaaaaacaaaatgtgcccaaaacgtgatattatgacgttatacggccttttgagccatgtttgaactttctatcactttcggttccgataattctgttgaccatatttgtgatattcaggcgccaaacgacatcttggagcatgttcgagataaaaaacaaaatgtgcccaaaacgtgatattatgacgttatacgccgttctgagccatgtttgaactttctatcacttttggttccgataattctgccgaccatatttgtgatattcaggggccaaatgtcatattggagcatgttggagataaaaaacaaaatgtgcccaaaacgtgatattatgacgttatacgccgttctgagccatgtttgaactttctatcatttttggttccgataattctgctgaccatagtagtagataaaagccgattctagaacctcctctcagaacctcaggtcaaggtcaaggccaaggtcacgttgagtgaccatgaccttgaccttgccctgaggttctgggaggaggttccagaatcggctattgcaaagggggtcgttgaccagtaacctagacctaaacaatgacctttactttgagctcacctcaggtcaagatcacgtttagtgaccatgaccttgatcagtaaccttgacctgaacaatgacctttactttgacctcaacggagaccttgaagtcaaccttaattgtgaccaTGACATTGACCTTGTACGTGACCTGAAATGAAGGTTACACGACATGAGTTCATTGAAAACCCCACTTCGGAGGAGGTATGCTTTAAATAGCAGATAGAAAATCGTGTTCAACAGTATTGAAGTAAGAGTGTTGTGAACATAAAGAAATTGAGGAACTTGTAGCTCCTATTTTAAGCAGTTTACATCGCTTAAATATAATGGCATCGAGAAATCCAATTAAAGTCATCGATATGCAAGGGTTTACTTTATCTTCGGGATTTCGAGTTAAAGAATTGGCTATCGGTGATGGTGAGTCGATTTCCCATTTCATATTTCAACCTGATATAAGTTATGAAAGACTCAATAAGCGAGAATGTCGACAAGTGCGTTGGGAGGAGAATAACTTACACCATTTGCATTACGAGAATGGATATGTGCCCTATAATCAACTGAAAGACAGTCTGGAACAGCATACATGCGGAGTGGAGGTGGTGTTTGTAAAGGgatctcaaaaagaaaaggtattGAGAGACCTATTATCATCGGTAAAGCCagtgattattaatttacaagatAATATATATTGCCCTTTGCTTTCGTTGAGTCAAAATTCTTGCGCATATCATTATAAATCGGAAAGCAGTTGtgcaattgaaaatgttaaattaattttaaaatttttaaaaatggatttagattagtgttaaaatttaaaatttaaataaattaatttttattgtactgacttttttttattcaatttaaatgtatCACATTCCTAAtcctaatatataaaatggaaaagaaaaacaaccgaattaaatttcatttaatttattgaactcgtctttaataaatgataaacaatTGCATATCCTTTTAACGTATTATTTATGGTGTCAACTCGACGCCCCCGAGTTAGCAGttcatgatgtttttttttggtgtacTCAAGTCGAGTGATGACTCTTCTCGGGTGCTCCCGGAGGAGTGGAGCATGACCGGGTTGGatttactttgagctcacctcaggtcaagatcacgttgAGTGACTATGACattgatcagtaaccttgacctgaacaatgacctttactttgacctcaacggagaacttgaagtcaaccttaattgtgaccgTGACGTCCCCACCTAAAATGATGTGCATAAATAGCAAGTCAGGTTCATAAAAGATTAGTTTCATTGAAATCATCCGACGTAGTGGTGACATAACAACGCAGAACAAGTAAGTCCATAAACACTTGTCTTACAGCAGaagtattaatgttatatatacttaGTGGGTTCCAGACAACAATATACAAAAGCACCGAAGAGAAGTCTCGAGGTTCAACAGGCGGTGTCCAAAAAAGCGAGCATAAGTCCAAAGGTGATAAAACCCTCGTTGACACCCGTGGCATCTGAAGAGgtgttaaaacaagaaaagtttaatacAGTTATAGAGTGTGGTAACAATATGCAAGCGGTCGCTGATGGAAAAGATTCGTTTGCAGACTTAAGCCCTTTTATTATGACGCAAAGTGTTAACGGTAATAATGAAGTAGTTTCGAGAATAGATAACATGGAGAGCTTAACCAACATGTCGGACAGTACAGTAAGAGCAAGTAGAGGTCCTCTATTTTCGGAAACAGTGTATGCACTAAATAAGAGCCGCACGAAATGTGTGGCAATAGGATTAAGTGCTGACTTACATTTTGAACCAGTGGTAAGGTTAATGGGAAAAGGtcaatgtttaacattaacggaaaACGATTGGCACAACATTATTATGTATAAGTCAACAATCACAAACAGTTTTGCTAATCAGTCTCCGTCGCAGATAGTGTTGTGTGGTGTCAGTATATCGTGCGATTGGATGGAAAACGTTTGCAAGATTTTAAAGTTGGAGAGGGGTGGagaatatgtatatattgcaTATGAATCGTTGCATGAGCTTTGGAACGTAGCAGATTTAGTAGCAACTCGACTGAAATTATTGAGAACTGTGAATTACAAAGCATATTATGATAGTGTTATAAACGCGTTAGCTGCAATGGATGGAGATGTGAAACGTAATATGTTAACGATGCTCAATGAATCGTGTTCTGAACAAATATGTATAAGTAAGGAAGTGATGTTGTacaatttcgataaaatcttgttggatgtagatttgtttaaattatttcacaatCAATAAAGACATGGGTAAGGTGCGGATTGATGAGAGTAAAAATGAGATGCATAGAATGTATGCATGGACTTATGCGTATAGACAATCACGAAAGTGTAATTGGGAGGAAATGTATTTAGATCGTCTTAGatttaagaatagaataagTTATGTAAATGATATGTTACACCTGTACTTAAGCAgcgaatttagaaataagatttttcatgaaagatttaaatatgtaatgacttaaaataaataaaaatttttttcaaatgtgaGCGTATTATTAACCATCCAATATTCACCGAATAATGTGCGAaagctattaaatataatggtaTGAATGTTAGGACAGTGAAACAGTATGCATCGATCAACCAAACGGTCTGGTCGAGGTATTGTGAATACATTAATCAATAAGCTTCCGATAGAACTACATTTGccaggttataattattgcgGTCCGGGAACCAAATTGGTAAAGAGATTAGTTCGTGGAGATCAGGGAGTGAATAAATTAGACGACGCCTGTAAAACGCATGATATTGCCTACGCAGCGACATCGAATTTAGCTGAGCGACACATAGCCGATAAAGAGTTGTATAAGACGGCGAAAGAGCGGTTGAGAAGTAAAGACGCAAGCTTAGGAGAGCGACTATCGTCGGCGTTAGTGTCAACGATAATGAaaggaaaaacaataatgggtATGGGAATGCAAATTCGTGCCCTAAGACGTAGAGGGACAACTCGTCAGAAGTTGAAACGTGGCGGTAAGTTGTCGTTTACGCAGGCAATGAACTTAGTGCGGCGAGCGATTGCACAGACCAACAGTACGAATACAAAGGGAGATGTACAAGTGGGTTACAATCTGTTGAAACCTTATCAAGGTAGAATACTTAAACCGCGCGGAAAAATAATCAAGATTCCCAAGACGGGAGGTTTTTTACCCTTAATACTTGCAGCTTTGGGTGCTCTCGGTTCTTTAGGCGGAGGTGCAGCAGCTATTGCAAAAACCGTAAACGAAGCAAAAATAGCAAGGGAGCAGTTACAAGAAGCCCAACGTCACAATCGGGCTatggaaccaaaagcgatcgGCAGCGGTTTGTATATTAAACCATATAAGCAAGGTTGCGGACTAGTCATGAAAACGGTATCACGAAAATCAAAGCGACTAAAACGCCCCAAGAGGGCGAACAAAATTGGTACAggaatgtttattaatccatataaaaagggttgtggttataaaactgtagcaaaaaactaataaaaatacccCAACATTCTTTAACGGATGTAGAGTTAAGGCGATATGCACGAGCGCTTGATCTGTTAAACTTTCGTGGGGTGTACATGAGAAACAATTTACCGAAGAAAATCCGAAAACGAGAGAGTGGGATAATAAATCTTGATAATCGTACGGGTCCCGGTACTCACTGGACAGCTTACAACAAGGATGGTGTAAATGTTAACTACTTTGACAGTTATGGAGATTTACGACCACCGATTGAAGTGGAGAAGTATTTTATATCGGATGGGGGGAGAAATATTGTGAGGTATAATTATCGACGATATCAAAAAGAAGATCAAACaaattgtggacaattgtgtctgcatttcttagatagtttaaaTACCAAGGAAGTATCCGTGTAAGATTAGTCTTGAGAACAACAATGGAACAAGATACAATACATACAAGTTATACATTTACGCTCACCGGAAGGGGGTCGGAGTTGTCTTGTAACTTTAACCCACCGATTTATTTGAATGAACTCGGTACATACGAGTTAgctcttttaaatttcgaaacgttCAATACGTTACCTAATATCGATtcaacaaacaatattttacaatatgaaGATCATATGGGAAATTTTACAGAGAATATTGAAATACCGCTAGGAACATACGATATTAACGATATTAACGAATacgttaaaaaacattaacagcgAGGAATATTCTCAGCGTGACTACACCGGGTACACAGATACGCATaagaggtaataataatacgcAACGTgctgagataaaaacaaaccggcgaataaattttgctagCGACAATTCAATCGGTTCCTTACTTGGTTTTAACCCTAAAGTTATACCTAAAAACACGATAACAGAATCGGATCATATcgtgaatataaataaaacgaatgcattacaaatttattgtaatttgagCTCCGGATCGTATACGAATGGACAACCCATGCACGTGTTGTATCATTTCTTCCCGAACGTACCGgctggttttaaaataatagaagcTCCGCAACAACCGATTTACTTACCTGTTACAACGAACGTGATTAGTACATTAATAGTACGCATACTTGATCAGGACGGTCAGTTGGTAAACTTCAGAGACGAAGAAGTGACCGTGAGAGTGCACTTGAAATCGGTGTGAGTAGTAGGGTATTTAATATGGGTATAGTGTACGACGTTCGAAGAAAAGCACAGGAAAATCTGGGTGATAGAGTAATGTATAAAACGGTACGAAAGGATGTAAAACCTAACAGTAAGCGAAAATCAACTACCCAGTTAACACGCGTCAATCGTCAGTATTTAAGCAACTTAGGTTTTCAACTACTATAAATGGAGTCCTTAAACGTCACagagaaaataaaagtagataaCTCGATTGTAAGTTACGAATATCATTCCCATCAACCGTTTGGTTCTACTAGCTTCGGTAACAATGATGAAATTCGTATAGGCATACCCGAAATAGACAATTACACATTGCCTcatgaaagttttttgtatgTGGAAGGGAGCGTACGTAAACTGGATGCGAGTGGTAAAGCAACAAAAGATGCTAGTGCAACtgcaaaattgataaataatcctGTAGCGTTTATGTTCAGTGATATTCGCTATCTTATAAATGGTGTTCAAATAGATGGAGTGAGAAACGTGGGGTTAACATCATGTATGAAAGGATACTTTTCGTATACCCCTCACGATATAATAAAGTTGGCGAACGCAGGTTGGAACATGGGCGAGGATCTGCTAGGTCAAGTGGTCCCAACATCCCCTGTAACGGATGCAATAAtggataaaaatggaaattttggaTTGAGTGTACCGCTAAAGACATTAATAGGGTTTGctgaagattttaaaacaattgtgATGAATGTGAGACAAGAGCTAGTGTTAATTCgtaataatgatgataatgatgTGCTTGTGAATACGGTAGAAGAACCGTTAcagttaaaaatcgataaagttgTGTGGAGAATGCCCCATCTAGCCGTAGGCTTACGAGAACAATTAGCTCTAACAAAAATAGCAGGACGAAATATTGATCTGCAAATACCTTTTCGCAGTTGGGAAGTACATGAATATCCTTCTTTACCTCAAACAACAAAGCATTCATGGGCTGTGAAAACAGCTCCGCAGTTGGAAACACctagatttataataattgggtttcaaacaaagaagaaaggaaaacAGTTGGCGAACATGGCAACCTTTGATAATGTAAAACTCACCAATTTGACGGTATTCCTAAACGGTGAACGCTACCCATACGATAATCTGAACGTGGACTTTGATAGTAATCGTGTCGCAGTGTTATATGACATGTATACACGCTTTCAAAAGTCCTACTATGGGAAGGAAGGAGAACCATTACTCACTccgaaacaatttattgaaaattatccactgATTGGAATTGATTGTACATATCAAGCAGAAGCGCTACACAAAAGTGGGGTAGAAATACGGATAGAATTTACGACAAAAAATCCGATTCCTGATGGTACCACAGCATACTGTTTAGTTTTACATGATAAGGCGTTTCAATATTCTCCACtaacaaaaatcgtcaaacAAATGACTTGAGTATGGGGAAAGAAGGGTTGGTAGTGTGTAGTTGGATCGGATCCTGAGCCGCATCGCACCCGTAGCTCATCATCCGAAATGTGAGACTTCTATATTCagcgtaaacaaaaaaaaagtcgtAGAGTATAAGTTGTGCGACAGATTTCTACGGCTGCATAGTACGACGTTGTACGTTGTATGGATAATCGTGTTGATGTACGGAAGCAAGatgtattcaaataaaactcaatACATAATTCTCGATATACAAGGTTTCATGGTCAACGAAGATCAGTTCGTACCTAAAGAATTAGCATCATGTGATAGTAACAAATGCATAACCCACCACGTTTTTCAACCGAGTAGCAGTATAGCTTCATTACCATCTAAATATAGGAATACTGCAAACTGGTTAATGACACATCATCATTGCATCGACTGGAAAGTTGGTTTTATCCATCCAATGGAATTCGACGCCATAGTCAAATATCTGTGTCGGAATGTCAAGAAAGTGTATGTTAAAGGacctgaaaaaattaaatttttaagacatATTATTTCCGCGCCGATATTTGCGTTGGAAGGTAGTATCTATAAACTTGAGATGGGTATACCGAGCTGTGCTTTTCACTCGCGACGAAGAAGTATGTGCGCTCTTTCCAATGTACGCCACTTACAAGAAGTTGTCGAAGAGGGGGTGCAAAACAAGGATGCGAAAGACAGTCGGTGACTATAAAGCAGAGACAAGTCGTAATGGGGGATAGTTAAGAGCTGGTTGCGATGGAACAAGTGTTCACTGTGTTTGGGTGTTGGCCACTTACATCTGCCAAGAAAGTGTACAgcgtaatgaaaaaatatgaacaaGATGCCTCATTTGCGAACATTCCAGCtcgtgatttaaaatatttaccaacACAGTATTATTTCGATAAAGTACCATCTATGGAATTACGAAGAATTTGGACCCAACTACCGTTCGCCTACCAGcaatcgaaaatgttacaaatgaaGTTACCGTGTCttgaacattataataatGATTGTGCGGAAACTCATTTCGATGGACCACCACCACCTAAAATGCATTGTATTAAATGTAcgttagaaaagaaataaatgttatttttttatccatattgatgagttttatttaaagaaacctCTTCACCTCCCCTTCCATCCAATCGCCTTCTGctagaaaaccatttgaaaagtaagttacatcaatacaatttttatcggttttcttcatgtatgtttgtgatgatttcaggtattaattgttatacgctGAGAAAAGTGGTTCTTCAGCGCATTGCAAACCTGTCAGACGTGatagaaaaccatttgaaaagtaagttacatcaatacaatttttatcggttttcttcatgtatgtttgtgatgatttcagacattaattgttatacgctGAGAAAAGTGGTTCTTCAGCGCATTGCAAACTTGTCAGACGTGAGCGAacgtataattttaataaaataatccaaattttttgtaacccTTTTGATTCCTTGAAGTCTTTCCCATTATGCTTCACTTAATTGGTAACAGCCACGCTCGTGCAAGCGATAATACCGATGGTATGACCGACCCACTGGTTGCCGTGCTGCCACGCAATAACGACAGTACGAATGTTGTTGAGTCAAGCCTACCGTCGTTACCATTATATTGCAGCGGCAACTTTGACGGTTTGAGTCGTACCATGCAGGATTTCACTACAGACCCACCACTGTACGAGCAAATAATGAATGAGCTCCGGTCACAGCCAGGGAACGACAATGGTGCGATTGTTACCACCAGTCCAACCTTGTCGTCCTACGGTTTAACTCGCATCAGTATGGAGATACGAGAAGAAGGAACATATCAGGAAGTTGTTGTGCCACCTGAACCTGCTACCAATCAGGCCGACGTGGTACAACCACTTCCAGATATTGTACATACGGATGTCACAAGTCAAGCACCTGCTGAAAACCAGGTGCTTGCGGCACCGTCTGTACCAGCGACGGAAGACGTATCCCAACCCTCCGATAGGATATGTGTTTCGCCTGTCTTCTCGAGTGGACCCATACGGTACACATCCCGCCGTATAAAAAAACGCGTCAACTTGTTGTCAAGGGGTTGCGTGAAACAAACTACCCGCCCAAACCCTTCTCCTGCTTCACAAGACTCCTGTAGATTGCTGCGCAACGCATTAGCCAAACCTCCCCGTAACACACGAAGAG is from Onthophagus taurus isolate NC chromosome 8, IU_Otau_3.0, whole genome shotgun sequence and encodes:
- the LOC139431058 gene encoding uncharacterized protein, producing the protein MESLNVTEKIKVDNSIVSYEYHSHQPFGSTSFGNNDEIRIGIPEIDNYTLPHESFLYVEGSVRKLDASGKATKDASATAKLINNPVAFMFSDIRYLINGVQIDGVRNVGLTSCMKGYFSYTPHDIIKLANAGWNMGEDLLGQVVPTSPVTDAIMDKNGNFGLSVPLKTLIGFAEDFKTIVMNVRQELVLIRNNDDNDVLVNTVEEPLQLKIDKVVWRMPHLAVGLREQLALTKIAGRNIDLQIPFRSWEVHEYPSLPQTTKHSWAVKTAPQLETPRFIIIGFQTKKKGKQLANMATFDNVKLTNLTVFLNGERYPYDNLNVDFDSNRVAVLYDMYTRFQKSYYGKEGEPLLTPKQFIENYPLIGIDCTYQAEALHKSGVEIRIEFTTKNPIPDGTTAYCLVLHDKAFQYSPLTKIVKQMT
- the LOC139431070 gene encoding uncharacterized protein, whose product is MLHLIGNSHARASDNTDGMTDPLVAVLPRNNDSTNVVESSLPSLPLYCSGNFDGLSRTMQDFTTDPPLYEQIMNELRSQPGNDNGAIVTTSPTLSSYGLTRISMEIREEGTYQEVVVPPEPATNQADVVQPLPDIVHTDVTSQAPAENQVLAAPSVPATEDVSQPSDRICVSPVFSSGPIRYTSRRIKKRVNLLSRGCVKQTTRPNPSPASQDSCRLLRNALAKPPRNTRRVPTLATVTRPATVVTSPPEVTIDIRDSPPTITTIPPQNVVFPPPLPIPTIPQRQNLPAVNTAHPDPWVDAFLHSTTNLASSLLSQEDFFILGLKPQLQTKVTTLEHHKRHFVNALNAVNQNPTVCFAAFSNILNMYNTKINLYKSLLRLLPDNG